The genomic segment CCGACAAACTTGTAACTCAGCTTGCCTTGATGAGCCCAAACAGGGCCTCTGCCAGCTGACTATGGCTCAGTGGGTCGAGATGAACACCATCCTCTGCATAGCCGGTGCATATTATGGCCGCATCCAAATACAATCCTTGATAACGCTCGGCCAGCTCACGATAACCCTGACGCAGTGCGGGTAGTTTTTCCGGTGCAGCACTAAAGCCTGCCTGTAGCGCAAAATCTAAAATCCTGGGGGGAGAAACCAGGATGATCTGAGGAAACGGAACCACTGTTTGCTGAATACAGCGAATGAGGGACTCCATACTATTGACGATATCGCTGGCACTGCGCCCCAAGTGATCGCTTAAATCATTGGTGCCAAGCATCAGGATCACCTTGTCCAATAAGCCGTGTTGAGCAAGCACCGCGGGCAAGGTATCATATCCATTAAGCCCCGGCATCCCTGGCTCTTCGACCCCGGTGTTTCGGCCATTAAGCCCCTCTTCAATCACCTGGTAATCCTCACCCAGTTTCTGCCCCAGCAGACCGGGCCAGCGCACGCTTTCAGCAAAGCGACTTCCACCGGTGATATATCCCCAAACATTAGAATCACCGTAACAAAGAATTTTTTTCATATAAGTCCGATTCCCTGAGAAATTTACTCAGTGCAGTCTAACAGATATGTCGTCGCCACCCGACTTTAGATGCATGAGAGCTGACATCACTTTGTCGCCTTAGCTGATCTGTGAGTTAAAGAAAGAACAACCCACTACATGCCAAAGATTGAGAAGGTAAATGAAATTTATTCTTTCTATCTTATTCTGCGTATTTATGAGAAATACAATTCTCGCTTTTAACAGAGCAAAAACCTCTCGCACCGCTGTAACGAGTTGATATTATAGTAATATTATGCAAATATCCTATACAAAAGCGGCAACCCAGTGCTGAACTTATACTAAATTCAACCTAATAAGCAGTTAAACTCTAGGGAAGAACATGAAGTGTTGGGCGAAAAACGTATCTCCCTGCTGTAATACGCAGTCTAGTGAGCACTATATATCAAAGGGGCTTTTCAGCGATAAGATGCTTTACGTTGAAAGTGCACCTTTCCTTGGTGGAACTAGCAAAGAGATTGCTAAGGCATCTCTCACAAGAAACTGCCTTTGTAAAAGGCACAATGAAAGACTTTCCATATATGATGATGAAGCAATTCATTATGGTGAATCTCTTAAATATTGTTTAGAGCTCTCACTGAAGAGAAAAAATTCAAATGCAAGAAAATTCAGTTTACATTCCAGAATCATCAATTGTGATCGCCTCAATCGTTGGATAATAAAAACCTACTTGGGATTAGCTGAGTTCTTCAAATATGAATCGGCAATAGACAAAGGAGAATTGGCGAAGCTAGTATATTCAGACACTTCGATTAAGCACTATCTTCATCTAGAAACAACAATGGAAATACAAGAAGACTTCCAAATAAAGGAGTCTGTATCTATCGCGCCACTAGAAAAAAATGAGAGGACGATCGGAATACAAGTTGAACTATACGGCATTCGGCTTAATGGAATATTCTCAGATAAACCAGAATATATTCAGAGCCCTATAAGAGTAAAGTTTAATGAGCATAAACAAGGTCCATCCTGCGTGGTGAAGTTCAAATGAATTTTTATAATCCTGCAATGGTTCCACTGACCTGTCATTTAAATTTCAGGCAGAATTACGTACAAGGCTTTCAGGCTGATTTTCCTGTATTATGTACTAGAAAGGATTGAGTATGAGTGAAATCAAACCAGAATTAATTGCCATAAATCATGATGAGTATTATGCAAAACATATCGGTGTTACTCCAGATGGCCTTCAATTTTTTCTAACAAACCCATTCGAGCCAGATTCACAAGGAAAAAAAGGTTGCGAATATATAGCACTATTCAAGTTTGATGAAAAAGGAAACCTTGTCGATTCTGAAATTGAAGCGTTAGGTCCAAGGGGATTTTTTTCTGATGATGATGCAAGGGAGAAGTATTATTCAAGGCTTGAGAGTCTTGGTAACGTAAATTATCAAAGAATTGAAGTTAAGCCTTTTTGTGTAAAGTACAATGATACAAACTTCGGATTAATTGCTCGGGAGCCAGAATACGCAGGTGATATTTGGGCGGCGTTGTTTCCTAAATCGATGGAACCTTTTGGTTTGAGCAAGATCTGATCTCCCATCGTCATGATGGGAAGCTTCAAATGGGTAAATCCAACGGCAAAATCAAGAACTGGTCTCAATACAATAAAGCATTGGTAAAGCGTGGCTCGATCACCTTCTGGTTGGATGAGAATGCAGTCAAAAACTGGCATTGTCAGGAGCACCATGGCGACAGAGGAAGAGGCTTCACGTTCAGTGATACCGCTATCGAAACCGCGTTGATGCTCAAAGGAGTATTCAGCCTTCCACTGAGGGGGTTGCAAGGATTCCTTGATTCGGTCTTTCAGCTCATGAATGTTCCTCTTAAGTCACCGACTTATAGCTGTATCAGCAAACGAGCGAAGACCGTTGAGATAAAATATCGCCGCCCCAGCCGAGGCCCTGTTGCTCACGTGGTCGTTGATGGGACAGGGCTCAAAATCCACGGTGAGGGAGAGTGGAAAATGCG from the Dongshaea marina genome contains:
- a CDS encoding GDSL-type esterase/lipase family protein: MKKILCYGDSNVWGYITGGSRFAESVRWPGLLGQKLGEDYQVIEEGLNGRNTGVEEPGMPGLNGYDTLPAVLAQHGLLDKVILMLGTNDLSDHLGRSASDIVNSMESLIRCIQQTVVPFPQIILVSPPRILDFALQAGFSAAPEKLPALRQGYRELAERYQGLYLDAAIICTGYAEDGVHLDPLSHSQLAEALFGLIKAS